From the genome of Psychrilyobacter atlanticus DSM 19335, one region includes:
- the ebgA gene encoding beta-galactosidase subunit alpha, with protein sequence MLDWENQNLLHKNRMEARADFYTYGNREAALRSMRGRSEGFKLLNGIWKFSYYENPKFVPSNFYTEEFDSSKLDDIEVPSCWQLKGYGQMQYTDEGYPFTVNAPYVPSENPTGIYIREFYLSKDEVEKQNIIRFDGVDSIFYLYINGKEVGMSKGSRLTAEFDITDYVREGMNKIVVKVLQWSDASYIEDQDMWWLSGIFRDIFIVSRDKISIHDLFVKTHLDSKYEDAKLEINLELKNLMEAVEVEIEYTLLDEKNKVIAADKKTTMLGKEGSLKNLMDIKKPLKWTAETPNLYNLLITLRFEGTEKVVPQRVGFRKIELKDGNFYLNGEYFMLKGVNRHDHDPKTGRTVSRERIKKDLLLMKQHNINAVRTAHYPNDPYFYDLCDELGLYVMAETDLESHGFMWVKDLSRLTTDPTWKDAYVERIERAFHREKNHASIIFWSMGNESGFGDNMKAMVARCRELDDTRLIHYEEDREGEVVDIISTMYSRVHKMDEYGKDPHPKPRVICEYAHAMGNGPGGLKEYQDIFYKYKSIQGGFVWEWIDHGIEAVDENGDTYYLYGGDYGDYPNNSNFCIDGLVFPNQKPSPGLIEYKKVIEPVKISEENLELGEVKVRNMYDFISLDHLELKWEVVAGETLLKSGVADIDGISPGMEGIVKVPITYIDINLVNTDYYLNFSIVTKKTSSWAVGGHELTREQLLLPFKLEGEYSKKTKKDIRFEITENEFELLVQGEDFQAKFCKVRGKLLNYKLKGREVIEKAPFFNMWRAPIDNDMYIKEIWTKNYFKQMQESVRSIETEVRNEYIELRMTARVAPPVFEYGYDINYRYRIYNTGILEIGLDGIPKNEFPTMIPKLGLQLGINKSYENVSWYGRGEGESYSDSKLANQFGVYRKTVDELFTNYVYPQENGNRTDTNWAAFTTQKGDGFFVKSDRSIDFSAHFYTMEDLESATHSNKLKKRDFITLNLDYAQNGLGSNSCGQEQLPIHRLDAKEFKYNMIFVPFSKDEIDEGELDRRYRV encoded by the coding sequence ATGTTAGATTGGGAAAATCAAAATCTTTTGCATAAAAATAGGATGGAGGCTCGAGCTGATTTTTATACTTATGGAAATAGAGAGGCTGCACTTAGATCTATGAGGGGCAGATCAGAGGGGTTTAAATTATTAAATGGTATATGGAAATTTTCATATTATGAAAATCCAAAATTCGTACCTTCAAATTTTTATACAGAGGAATTTGATAGTAGTAAATTAGATGATATAGAAGTTCCTAGCTGCTGGCAATTAAAAGGTTATGGTCAGATGCAATATACAGATGAGGGTTATCCCTTTACTGTAAATGCTCCCTATGTACCTAGTGAAAATCCAACAGGGATCTATATAAGAGAATTTTATCTGAGTAAAGATGAGGTAGAAAAACAAAATATTATTAGATTTGATGGAGTAGATTCTATTTTTTATCTATATATAAATGGTAAAGAAGTAGGAATGAGCAAGGGAAGCAGGCTGACTGCTGAATTTGATATTACAGATTACGTTAGAGAGGGAATGAATAAAATTGTTGTTAAAGTTTTACAGTGGTCAGATGCTTCCTATATAGAGGATCAGGATATGTGGTGGCTATCAGGAATATTTAGAGATATTTTTATTGTATCTAGAGATAAAATCTCTATCCATGATCTCTTTGTCAAAACTCATTTAGATTCAAAATATGAGGATGCTAAATTAGAAATAAATTTAGAATTAAAAAACCTAATGGAAGCTGTAGAAGTAGAAATAGAATATACATTGTTAGATGAAAAAAATAAAGTTATAGCAGCAGATAAAAAAACTACGATGTTAGGTAAAGAGGGATCATTAAAAAATCTAATGGACATAAAAAAACCATTAAAATGGACAGCTGAAACTCCTAATTTATATAATTTATTAATAACTCTTAGATTTGAGGGGACAGAAAAAGTTGTACCCCAAAGAGTCGGTTTTAGAAAAATTGAATTAAAAGATGGAAATTTTTATTTAAATGGTGAATATTTCATGTTAAAAGGTGTAAACAGACATGATCATGATCCTAAAACTGGAAGGACAGTATCTAGAGAGAGGATAAAAAAAGATCTCCTTCTCATGAAACAGCATAATATAAATGCAGTTAGAACTGCCCACTATCCAAATGATCCATATTTTTACGACCTCTGTGATGAATTAGGTCTATATGTAATGGCTGAAACAGACTTGGAATCTCATGGATTTATGTGGGTAAAAGATCTATCGAGATTAACTACAGATCCTACTTGGAAAGATGCATACGTTGAAAGGATCGAAAGGGCGTTTCACAGGGAAAAAAATCATGCGTCTATAATATTTTGGTCTATGGGAAATGAATCAGGATTTGGAGACAATATGAAAGCTATGGTGGCAAGGTGCAGGGAGTTAGATGACACGAGACTCATTCATTATGAGGAAGATAGGGAAGGAGAGGTAGTGGATATAATTTCTACCATGTATTCTAGAGTTCATAAGATGGATGAATATGGGAAAGATCCACATCCAAAGCCTAGAGTTATCTGTGAGTATGCTCATGCTATGGGAAATGGTCCTGGAGGTCTAAAAGAATATCAGGATATATTTTATAAGTATAAATCAATTCAAGGTGGATTTGTCTGGGAATGGATAGATCATGGAATAGAAGCGGTAGATGAAAATGGAGATACTTACTATCTATATGGAGGAGATTATGGAGATTATCCAAATAACTCAAATTTTTGTATAGACGGCCTTGTATTTCCAAACCAAAAACCTTCTCCAGGTTTAATTGAATATAAAAAAGTTATAGAACCTGTAAAAATAAGTGAGGAAAACTTAGAACTAGGAGAGGTAAAAGTAAGGAATATGTATGACTTTATATCGTTGGATCACTTAGAATTAAAGTGGGAAGTGGTAGCCGGTGAAACTCTTTTAAAGAGTGGAGTAGCAGATATAGATGGCATCTCTCCGGGGATGGAGGGGATAGTAAAGGTTCCTATTACATATATAGATATAAATTTAGTCAATACAGACTATTATCTAAATTTTTCTATAGTGACTAAAAAAACTTCTTCTTGGGCTGTAGGTGGGCATGAATTGACAAGGGAACAGTTACTGTTACCTTTTAAATTAGAAGGAGAATATTCAAAAAAAACAAAGAAAGATATCAGATTTGAAATTACTGAAAATGAGTTTGAACTTTTAGTTCAAGGGGAAGACTTTCAAGCTAAATTTTGTAAGGTAAGGGGAAAACTTCTAAATTATAAATTAAAGGGGAGAGAAGTCATAGAAAAAGCGCCATTTTTCAATATGTGGAGAGCCCCTATAGACAACGATATGTATATCAAGGAAATTTGGACAAAGAATTACTTCAAACAGATGCAGGAATCAGTTAGGAGTATAGAGACAGAAGTTAGGAATGAATATATAGAATTAAGGATGACAGCTAGGGTAGCGCCTCCAGTATTTGAATATGGATATGATATTAATTATAGATACAGGATATATAATACAGGTATTTTGGAGATAGGTCTTGACGGAATACCTAAAAATGAATTCCCAACAATGATTCCTAAGTTAGGATTACAGTTAGGTATAAATAAAAGTTATGAGAATGTATCTTGGTATGGAAGGGGAGAGGGAGAGTCATATAGTGATTCTAAACTTGCCAATCAATTTGGGGTATATAGAAAAACTGTAGACGAATTGTTTACTAACTACGTATATCCTCAAGAAAATGGAAACAGGACAGATACAAATTGGGCTGCCTTTACCACTCAAAAGGGAGATGGATTTTTTGTTAAATCAGATAGGAGTATAGATTTTTCAGCACATTTTTATACAATGGAAGATTTAGAGAGTGCAACTCATTCAAATAAGTTGAAAAAAAGGGATTTTATAACTCTCAACTTAGACTATGCTCAAAATGGTTTAGGAAGTAACAGTTGTGGGCAGGAGCAGCTTCCAATTCATAGATTAGATGCAAAAGAATTTAAATACAATATGATTTTTGTACCGTTCTCTAAAGATGAAATAGATGAAGGGGAGTTAGATAGAAGATATAGAGTGTAA